Below is a genomic region from Isachenkonia alkalipeptolytica.
ATACCAAAATCAGGGTGTTGGTCATGGTGCCGATGATGTCCCGGCCCACGTTCATGGCCGCGGCGAAGAGATTCTTTTTGGAGATCTCCCGGTTTTGATCATAGAGTTCAAAGGTGGCCGAGGCGATACTCATCCCCACATCCATTACCGCCCCCAGAGCAGAGATTAAAATCGTCACAAACAGCATCCCCTGTATGCGAAGGCCTGTGTCGTCGGCGATGAACATCAACTGCTCCGCATTGGGAGTATGGATTCCGGAAATGTTTCCTACTCGTCCGGCCACATAGGCCATCAGGCCGGCAAAAACCACCCCCAGGGAGGTTCCGATAATTGCGCCGAAGGTTTTTTTCGACCAACCGTTTAACAGATAAAAGTTTCCGGTGATGGATAACACCGCGGTAATAATTCCCACCACCATGGGATGGGCTCCCCGGATCAGAGAGGGCACCAAAAAGAAAAGAATCAGTACACCGGTAAAGAGCAGGGAGAAAATGGACATCAGCCCTTTTTTCCGTCCCACGATCAGCAACACGAAAAAGAGAAGCCCCACCAATAGATAAACGGCGTTTCTTCGCTCATACTCATAGATCACGATGCTCTGCATCTCCCCTTCGTCCTCTACAATACTGACAATCAGGGTCATGCCTGCCTCCGCCACTGTGTTGTAGGCTCTGCCGATGGAGTTGTTCACCGACAGGGTTTCCCCTGCAAAGGTACCGCTTAATACTTCTATCTCCAGTTCCTGAAAGCCGGTGTATACCCCTTCAATGTTTCGATCTTCACTCAGGCGCTCCGCGGTAACATCCAAAACCTTCGCCCGTTCAAACTGCACATCCCGAGCGGGGGCAAAAGCCTCACCATCCAAAAGTCCGGAAGTGAGAATGGCCGCGATCCCAATGGCAAGTAATAGTACAATGGAAAGCAAATCTTTTTTAGCCGGTAAGGCAGTTAACGTCATAGTTTGACTCCTTCAAATTCATTCGTCGGACAAAGGTTGTTCATCGCTTCGTCCTTCGTTGATTCTTCACTGATCATTCCTTATGTAGTCTTAAACCGCACTGTGATAAAAACCGTCACAGTGCAGCTTAAGATCAACCTAGCCTTAGAATTTCAACACCTTAACAAGACATCGAGGGTTTTACATACGTTTCCTCCGGTGATTATTCATTATTGTTGTTCATGTCGATGGTTCGGTCCACCGGCGTGGTCCGGTCTTCCCCGGCCGTTGCCCCGTTCTTCCTTGTTGGGTCCTCCGGCGTGATCCGGTCTCCCATGCCGCGGGGGCTCCTCGGGATTGTTCCGCTCACCGGGAGTCTCCGGTCTTCGAGATCGATCAGAGGGATGGGTTTCGTCGGGCTCTTCCGGTTCTTCGGGATCTTCGATATCAAAGGGATCAATCAGTTCCATATCCTCATAGAATCGAACCCGAATTCTCGCTCCTTCGGAACCGACGGAAGCGTTTCCGGTAACTTGGACAAAGTCCCCTTCCTCGAAGCGGCCCATATCCGCGCCGACGTAGCCGTCCACATGAATTCTCGCATCTCCGCTGCCGTCATTGACCACGAAGTAGCTTTCCGTTTGGTTATGCTCCACGATTTTTCCCTTGGTGGTAACCAGCATACCGGCGTATTGATCCTCCATGGCCTCTTTCGTACTCAGTTCAATGGGCTCCACCTCATCCACGGGACCCACATAGAGCACCTGGTAATTGTACTCGTCAAAGGCGATTTCCAGCTCCCCTTCAAAGTACATCACCTCTCCGGTAACTAGTACCTCGGTGCCCACGGGCAGGTTGTTCTTCGCCTGGGTTCCGTAGACATTGACGCCGGAAGTTTCGTCCTGAATATAGAATACGTCGAAGAAATGATCCGTGGGTGCGGTAACGGTTCCCCGTACGGAGACAATATCTCCCTCCGCCGCTTCTTGCCGAACCTCTTCGATGGTCATATACCGATCATAATCCGCTAACCAGTCGATGATTTCCAGGGTCAGGGCGGTGTTGCTCTGATCGTTTCCGATTTCAAAGTCGGAGTAGAAGTGACGTCCTGCGGCCACCACTTTTCCACTACCCACTTCTTCCTTGGCAATAATCGGGATGTCCTCTCCGTTTAAGTCGCCCTTTTCATTGTAGACATGGGCCGAGGGTCCGGGATTTGCCGTATAGGAGGTCTCGTTTCCTCCCAGCAGGATTTCCAGATTCGTCTCCTCGTTATTGGTCAGTGGAATGTAGTTTCCATCCTCGTCCTCCGCAACCAGGGAGCTTCCGCTGAAGATTCGAACCGCTTCCATATTCCGATTCAGTCCGCTTTGGGTGTAGGGCAGGTTGTAGCTGACAATGGACCATACCATCCCGCCGGTGTACTTGTCGGAATCCTCCGGTTCATACACATTATCATCGTTAAAGCGGATGGTGGTTCCCATATCCCGCATCAACGGATTGAGCATCAACGGATTATTTCCGTGGTTGGACTTGTTGGCCACCATAACCGAGCCTCCGTCGTCCACCCAGTTTCCGATGGCTTCGGTTTCCGAATCGGTAAAGTTGTCGTTCTCCGAATCGGGAACGTTAATAATCATTACGTCGAAATCCTCCAACAGTTCCTCGGTAATCGGCTCTTCGTTCAGTACCGCTTCATAACCGTACAGTCGAAGCATTTCAATCATTTCCAGTACCGTTCCCGGAACATCGGTGTTGTTATGGGAATTATCAATCATAATTCGCTTACCGATGGGATTTACGACGGTAACTCCGCTGGAGATTTCCGTTACCGTGGTAACCCCGTCAATGTCAGTGAGCACGGCGTAAATCCGGTGACGTCCCGGTTCAATGTCGGGATCCGGGGTCCATTCGGTACTCAGTTCCACGTTGCTGCCCGAGGTCATACGGTCGCTGTAGGTGTCTTTTCCGATGAGCATGTCTTCATCCTCGGGATCGTTCAAGTAAAAGGATACTTCCACTTCCTCGTCCACGTGGCGAATTC
It encodes:
- a CDS encoding YibE/F family protein yields the protein MTLTALPAKKDLLSIVLLLAIGIAAILTSGLLDGEAFAPARDVQFERAKVLDVTAERLSEDRNIEGVYTGFQELEIEVLSGTFAGETLSVNNSIGRAYNTVAEAGMTLIVSIVEDEGEMQSIVIYEYERRNAVYLLVGLLFFVLLIVGRKKGLMSIFSLLFTGVLILFFLVPSLIRGAHPMVVGIITAVLSITGNFYLLNGWSKKTFGAIIGTSLGVVFAGLMAYVAGRVGNISGIHTPNAEQLMFIADDTGLRIQGMLFVTILISALGAVMDVGMSIASATFELYDQNREISKKNLFAAAMNVGRDIIGTMTNTLILVFVGGMLGVIIISVSYGMPYNHFINTDMIAIEVTQALSGSIGLVLTVPITAFVSANMAKFKQ